In Anaerolineales bacterium, the following proteins share a genomic window:
- a CDS encoding MBL fold metallo-hydrolase: MEITWYGHSCFRLTERNYATVVTDPFDNKSIGYSALKLKADIVTVSHDAPGHNNTDAVKGASHVIDGAGEFEIGGVFVTGVSTDGGGAKKKGKGSSSNTIYVFDYDGITVAHLGDLKQTPTQSEIESLGTINVALVPVGGGGGLNAAKAAEVISLIEPNIVVPMHYSTPAVKLSLDSLNKFIKEMGLSKQESQPSLKVTRSGLPDETHVVVLDYQTSG, translated from the coding sequence ATGGAAATCACCTGGTACGGACATTCCTGTTTCCGTCTCACCGAGCGCAATTATGCGACAGTGGTGACGGATCCATTCGACAACAAATCCATCGGCTACTCGGCGCTCAAACTCAAAGCGGACATTGTCACCGTCAGCCACGACGCGCCCGGTCACAACAACACGGACGCGGTCAAAGGCGCCTCGCACGTCATTGACGGCGCGGGCGAGTTCGAGATCGGCGGCGTCTTTGTCACCGGAGTTTCAACCGACGGCGGCGGGGCAAAAAAGAAGGGTAAAGGCTCTTCAAGCAACACGATCTACGTGTTCGACTACGACGGCATCACTGTCGCGCACCTCGGCGACCTCAAACAAACCCCGACCCAATCCGAGATCGAATCGCTCGGCACGATCAACGTCGCGCTGGTCCCTGTCGGTGGGGGAGGCGGCTTGAACGCGGCAAAAGCGGCGGAGGTCATCAGCCTGATCGAACCGAACATCGTCGTGCCGATGCACTATTCGACGCCCGCCGTCAAACTCTCGCTCGACTCGCTCAACAAGTTCATCAAAGAGATGGGATTGTCGAAGCAGGAGAGTCAGCCGTCCCTGAAAGTGACGCGTTCCGGTCTGCCCGATGAAACCCACGTTGTCGTGTTGGATTATCAAACCAGCGGATGA
- a CDS encoding endonuclease domain-containing protein: MPRPPRSNSKTRTRAIKLRKELTLAERKLWSVIRNDNLGVNFRRQHAIGNYIPDFACIEKKLVIELDGSQHLEQEEYDEERTKYLESLGYKVIRFWNNDVMKDIDSVVLAILHAIDKNSATDYR; the protein is encoded by the coding sequence ATGCCACGCCCGCCCAGAAGTAACTCGAAAACCAGAACCCGCGCCATCAAACTCCGCAAAGAACTCACCCTCGCCGAGCGCAAACTCTGGTCAGTCATCCGTAACGACAACTTGGGCGTGAATTTCCGCAGGCAACACGCCATTGGTAACTACATCCCCGACTTTGCCTGCATCGAAAAGAAGCTTGTCATTGAACTCGATGGCAGTCAACACCTGGAACAGGAAGAATACGATGAAGAACGAACAAAATATTTGGAATCGCTGGGCTACAAAGTCATTCGTTTTTGGAACAACGATGTGATGAAGGATATTGACAGCGTGGTATTAGCTATCCTCCATGCAATCGACAAAAACAGCGCAACGGATTATAGGTAG
- a CDS encoding SH3 domain-containing protein: MIKKLGSILWLAAFCAGCSFSVDVIEAETPTAFIVTATLPPSPTLKPSETPLPPPPTGTVAPAVGTTSTQVNVRAEPSTAGAVIGVIPANLNVEIVGKDTGGNWWQINYPAGQTADGKGWVTAEFITTQEEPNVPVIGEGVTAVIQQQLNVRSGPGTNFNSLSTLNAKDVVTLTGKDANGAWLQINFATGPDGKGWINAAFLQAAGVENLPIVSSSNEVVGTETPTGAPTPSTPAALPAPNDGDSPSAPAVSVTLSPNGVKSFQYSSDVSSPVGDAEDWIQFTPSGGTVLIELECEGSGSYVAEVLLNSALIQNLVCGKIILVPTLPNAAHTIRFQSAPTGDLQYTKYTLRAEVFP; this comes from the coding sequence GTGATCAAGAAACTTGGTTCGATCCTTTGGCTGGCGGCATTTTGCGCGGGTTGCAGTTTTTCGGTGGATGTGATCGAAGCGGAGACGCCGACCGCGTTCATCGTCACCGCGACGCTGCCGCCCTCGCCGACATTGAAACCCAGCGAGACTCCGCTTCCGCCTCCTCCTACAGGGACGGTTGCCCCGGCTGTGGGAACGACATCCACACAGGTGAATGTGCGCGCTGAACCGTCCACCGCTGGCGCGGTGATCGGGGTCATACCGGCAAACTTAAATGTGGAAATTGTCGGCAAGGATACTGGCGGAAACTGGTGGCAGATCAATTACCCAGCCGGTCAAACGGCGGATGGGAAAGGCTGGGTGACCGCCGAATTCATCACAACACAAGAAGAGCCGAACGTGCCAGTCATCGGAGAGGGAGTGACTGCCGTCATTCAGCAGCAACTCAATGTGCGGAGCGGACCCGGCACAAATTTCAATTCGCTCAGTACATTGAACGCGAAGGATGTGGTCACGCTTACGGGCAAAGATGCAAACGGCGCATGGCTTCAAATCAACTTTGCAACAGGACCCGACGGCAAAGGTTGGATCAATGCCGCGTTCTTGCAGGCGGCGGGAGTTGAAAATCTTCCTATCGTTTCATCAAGCAACGAAGTGGTTGGGACGGAAACGCCAACGGGCGCGCCCACGCCGTCCACGCCAGCGGCATTGCCCGCGCCAAACGACGGCGATTCGCCGTCCGCCCCAGCAGTGAGCGTGACGCTTTCACCGAACGGCGTGAAATCGTTCCAATACTCCAGCGATGTCTCCTCCCCCGTTGGAGACGCGGAGGATTGGATCCAGTTCACCCCGTCGGGTGGAACCGTGCTGATCGAATTGGAATGCGAAGGGAGCGGGTCATACGTCGCAGAAGTTTTGTTGAATAGCGCGCTCATCCAAAATTTAGTGTGCGGGAAGATCATCCTTGTGCCAACCCTGCCGAATGCCGCGCACACGATCCGTTTTCAATCCGCGCCGACGGGCGATCTGCAATATACGAAATACACGCTACGAGCGGAGGTCTTTCCTTGA
- a CDS encoding redox-sensing transcriptional repressor Rex, whose amino-acid sequence MSAEKIPDIIIGRLPVYLRALQRLSDAGKPTTSSQELGELVGISAAQIRKDISQFGEFGKQGTGYSIPFLMEKLRDILKMDRVWEVAIVGMGDIGHALAHYNGFANRGFHVSMVFDNDPKKIGRKVGDFEVLDTATLSEKIKGHKIKIAMLCVPAASAQEAADELVRAGIKAILNYAPASINVPDDVRVQYIDPVTHLQRMTYYL is encoded by the coding sequence ATGAGCGCTGAAAAGATTCCAGATATTATCATCGGGCGACTGCCTGTCTATTTGCGTGCGCTGCAGAGGCTGTCGGATGCGGGCAAGCCGACTACATCTTCGCAAGAGTTAGGAGAATTGGTGGGGATTTCGGCAGCGCAGATCCGCAAGGATATTTCACAGTTCGGCGAATTCGGCAAGCAAGGGACGGGGTACTCGATTCCTTTCCTGATGGAGAAGTTGCGCGACATCTTGAAGATGGACCGCGTGTGGGAGGTGGCGATCGTCGGCATGGGCGACATCGGTCACGCGCTGGCGCATTACAACGGGTTCGCCAACCGCGGTTTCCATGTGAGCATGGTGTTCGATAACGACCCGAAGAAGATCGGTCGCAAGGTAGGCGATTTTGAGGTGCTGGATACGGCGACGTTGAGCGAAAAGATCAAGGGACACAAGATCAAGATCGCCATGTTGTGCGTGCCTGCCGCTTCGGCGCAAGAAGCGGCGGACGAGTTGGTGAGGGCAGGCATTAAGGCGATTTTGAATTACGCGCCCGCCAGCATCAATGTGCCGGATGATGTGCGCGTGCAGTACATTGACCCGGTCACGCATTTGCAGAGGATGACGTATTATTTGTAG
- a CDS encoding DUF309 domain-containing protein, with product MNDSSDCNAPLHPKAAEGLRLFNEGKYFEAHEALEEAWLEEKGKVRDLYRGILQVGVAYLHITRGNFNGAVKVYKRSQRWLEGWSAVCRGIYVEELRRDAEAAINEARRLGEKRIGEFDLRALKPVRWEERSRKLKQTYVCDRCGSEMVEKNCKVTCPNCGNRFDCSDLNIYFD from the coding sequence ATGAACGATTCTTCCGATTGCAACGCGCCACTCCACCCCAAAGCCGCCGAGGGACTTCGCCTGTTCAATGAGGGAAAATATTTCGAGGCGCATGAAGCCCTTGAGGAAGCTTGGCTGGAGGAGAAGGGCAAAGTCCGCGACCTGTATCGCGGCATCCTACAAGTGGGCGTCGCGTACTTGCACATCACGCGCGGAAATTTCAACGGCGCGGTCAAGGTCTACAAGCGGAGTCAACGCTGGCTGGAGGGTTGGTCCGCTGTCTGCCGGGGAATTTACGTGGAGGAGTTGCGCCGCGACGCGGAAGCGGCGATCAACGAAGCGCGGAGGTTGGGAGAAAAGCGAATTGGAGAATTTGATCTGAGGGCGCTGAAACCGGTCAGGTGGGAGGAAAGGTCGAGGAAACTGAAGCAGACATACGTCTGCGATCGATGCGGAAGCGAAATGGTCGAGAAGAACTGCAAGGTCACTTGTCCTAATTGCGGGAATCGGTTCGATTGTTCGGATCTGAATATATACTTTGATTGA
- a CDS encoding CapA family protein — protein MKKIYQPLLILFTLLASCAPQATPSLQSPVSTPTPTPPPSPEPVASAPFEPRIGASVPASLREQAQKLTPQKFILDASPLVESNPNLNETKITWLYALVAPFPTVTDGVTLDQLQTAWTQGILLNGTPLLVDESTRDALTLLWDAPAASAIRIVSTGDLLATAWAESAWAIVPFEDIQPKWKVLAIDGQSPIRKNFDITTYPLVINFTLQSPQILQSSNSLSSNYDPSHLTTVILTGVTALVRATALTMEYKGVTYPGEKIRDALREADIAHISNEIPFFTGCTFPKADQAALVFCSDPKYMDLFTDVGADVIELTGNHFADRGAQGMLETIQIYNEHHLPYFGGGADLQDSLKPALFEVNGNKIAFIGCNKPDVDRFPTARDFRPGAAPCDFDYLAQKIAELKSQGYVVISTFQWNESYDSHPNPQQVKDFRLMADSGASIVSGSQAHYAQMMEFYDGAFIHYGLGNLFFDQMGDQDWMPKGIRREFLDRYVIYDGKLIGVELLTAMLEDYSRPRWMTEEERAAFLNDYFYYSGWAPLIPTPIPAVTPTLTPMSIP, from the coding sequence ATGAAAAAAATCTATCAGCCATTGTTAATACTTTTCACCTTGCTCGCCTCCTGCGCGCCACAAGCCACACCCAGTCTCCAGTCTCCAGTCTCTACTCCGACCCCAACACCTCCTCCATCTCCCGAGCCCGTTGCCTCCGCGCCATTTGAACCGCGCATCGGCGCTTCGGTCCCCGCGTCATTGCGCGAGCAAGCGCAAAAACTAACCCCCCAAAAATTCATCCTCGACGCCTCGCCACTCGTCGAATCGAATCCAAATTTAAACGAAACAAAAATTACATGGCTCTACGCGCTCGTCGCGCCATTCCCCACCGTGACAGACGGCGTGACGCTCGATCAACTCCAAACCGCTTGGACACAAGGCATTTTACTCAATGGGACTCCCCTCCTCGTTGACGAATCCACACGAGACGCGTTGACTCTCCTATGGGACGCGCCAGCCGCAAGTGCGATACGAATCGTTTCGACGGGCGATCTGCTCGCGACGGCGTGGGCAGAATCCGCCTGGGCGATCGTCCCGTTTGAAGACATCCAACCGAAATGGAAAGTCCTCGCCATTGACGGTCAATCTCCCATCCGAAAAAATTTCGACATCACAACGTATCCACTGGTAATCAACTTCACACTTCAATCACCACAAATTCTCCAATCCTCCAATTCTCTTTCTTCCAATTACGACCCTTCCCACCTCACCACCGTCATCCTCACCGGCGTCACCGCCCTCGTGCGCGCCACCGCGCTGACGATGGAATACAAAGGCGTGACGTACCCGGGCGAAAAAATTCGCGACGCGCTGCGCGAAGCCGACATCGCGCACATCAGCAATGAGATTCCATTTTTTACGGGATGCACATTTCCCAAAGCCGACCAAGCCGCGCTTGTGTTTTGCAGTGATCCGAAATACATGGACCTGTTCACCGACGTCGGCGCGGACGTGATCGAGTTGACCGGCAATCACTTCGCCGACCGCGGCGCGCAAGGCATGTTGGAAACGATTCAAATTTATAACGAACATCATTTGCCGTATTTCGGCGGCGGCGCGGACTTGCAAGATTCACTCAAGCCCGCGCTCTTTGAAGTGAACGGCAACAAGATCGCCTTCATCGGTTGTAACAAACCCGACGTGGATCGTTTTCCGACTGCGCGTGATTTTCGTCCCGGCGCCGCGCCATGCGACTTTGATTATCTCGCGCAAAAGATCGCCGAGCTGAAATCGCAAGGCTACGTTGTGATTTCAACCTTTCAATGGAACGAAAGTTACGATTCGCACCCGAACCCTCAACAAGTAAAAGATTTTCGCCTCATGGCTGATTCGGGCGCGTCCATCGTCAGCGGTTCTCAGGCGCATTACGCGCAGATGATGGAATTCTACGACGGCGCGTTCATCCATTACGGGCTTGGAAATTTATTTTTCGACCAGATGGGCGACCAGGATTGGATGCCAAAGGGAATCCGCCGCGAGTTTTTGGACCGCTACGTCATCTACGACGGCAAACTCATCGGTGTTGAATTGTTGACTGCCATGCTCGAAGATTATTCCCGCCCGCGTTGGATGACCGAAGAGGAGCGCGCCGCGTTCCTCAACGATTATTTTTATTACAGCGGCTGGGCGCCGTTGATTCCCACGCCCATCCCAGCAGTCACGCCGACGTTGACTCCGATGTCAATTCCATAA
- the menC gene encoding o-succinylbenzoate synthase, which produces MNLTSLTLHHLSMPLVAPFETSFGRETVRECILIELNAEGLTGYGECVASREPGYNYETTGTAWHILKDFIAPLILGQDVKDAADFQTRVERIRGHHLAKAGVEMALWDLLGKRDGKSLKEMFGGTRDRVEVGVSIGIQESAETLVRTVESYLGQGYRRVKIKIKPGREVDETLAVRSAYPNLRLQVDANSAYTLESARVLKKIDDLNLLLIEQPLFEDDIWDHRLLQAEFKTPICLDESVVSPRHARYALEMKACGIINIKPARVGGLSQALAIHDHCRAQNVPVWCGGMLETGIGRASNLALASLPGFILPGDISASDRYYHRDITNERFTLNDDSTITVPIAPGLGVTMDASALKDFSLEKITIKA; this is translated from the coding sequence TGCATCCTCATTGAATTAAACGCCGAAGGACTCACTGGCTACGGCGAGTGCGTCGCTTCGCGCGAGCCGGGTTACAACTACGAGACGACCGGCACAGCGTGGCACATCCTCAAAGACTTCATCGCGCCGTTAATCCTCGGGCAAGACGTGAAAGACGCGGCAGACTTCCAAACCCGCGTCGAACGGATACGCGGACATCACCTCGCCAAAGCGGGCGTCGAGATGGCGTTGTGGGATCTGCTCGGCAAGCGCGACGGCAAGTCGCTGAAAGAGATGTTCGGCGGGACGCGCGACCGAGTCGAAGTGGGAGTCTCGATCGGGATTCAAGAGTCAGCCGAAACGTTGGTGAGAACCGTCGAGTCGTATTTAGGTCAAGGCTATCGCCGCGTCAAGATCAAGATCAAGCCCGGGCGCGAAGTAGACGAAACCCTTGCGGTTCGCAGCGCCTATCCCAATTTGCGTTTGCAAGTGGACGCCAACTCCGCGTACACGCTCGAGTCCGCGCGGGTGTTGAAGAAAATTGACGACCTGAATTTGTTGCTGATCGAACAGCCGTTGTTCGAAGACGACATTTGGGATCATCGCCTTCTGCAAGCGGAATTCAAAACGCCGATCTGTTTGGATGAAAGCGTCGTCTCGCCGCGCCATGCGCGCTACGCGCTGGAAATGAAAGCGTGCGGCATCATCAACATCAAGCCCGCGCGCGTCGGCGGATTGAGTCAGGCGCTTGCGATTCACGATCATTGCCGCGCGCAAAACGTCCCCGTCTGGTGCGGCGGGATGCTCGAAACGGGCATCGGTCGCGCCTCCAATTTGGCTTTGGCGTCGCTCCCCGGCTTCATCCTCCCCGGCGACATCTCCGCCTCCGATCGTTACTATCATCGCGACATCACGAACGAGCGATTCACATTGAACGACGACAGCACGATCACCGTCCCAATCGCCCCCGGCTTGGGCGTGACGATGGACGCATCCGCGCTGAAAGATTTTTCACTTGAGAAAATTACGATCAAGGCATGA